In Anaerolineales bacterium, one DNA window encodes the following:
- a CDS encoding phosphodiester glycosidase family protein, which translates to MEKRRVVRWLWFVLAGFLTGIGVYFVFTIGRPAPVPLKQEIHDGVTYRRIVRYLPHAMIAHVLVIDTKTKGMSFLVTPPSEVEGGAMTARTTSEFLEEFGVQIAINGDGFFPWWSRSPVDYYPHSGDVVTPNGLAAYQGTLYADGLQNDTPEPTMYISRRNDMTFNRQPGRVFHAISGDRMLILGGEIVPELDAVVIHPRTAIGINKNGRWLYLVVVDGRQPFYSSGATFLELAELLKDLGAHFALALDGGGSSTMVIEGGNGGAVVLNSPIDSYIPGRERPVANHFGIFVK; encoded by the coding sequence ATGGAAAAGAGACGGGTTGTTCGTTGGTTATGGTTTGTCCTTGCGGGCTTTTTGACCGGTATCGGCGTGTATTTTGTGTTTACCATCGGGCGCCCCGCGCCTGTACCGTTGAAACAGGAAATCCACGATGGCGTTACCTATCGCCGTATCGTCCGCTACCTGCCTCATGCGATGATCGCGCATGTGCTGGTGATTGATACGAAAACAAAAGGGATGAGTTTCCTTGTCACCCCGCCCAGTGAAGTGGAGGGGGGAGCCATGACCGCGCGGACGACCTCCGAATTTCTGGAAGAGTTTGGCGTGCAGATTGCCATCAATGGGGATGGCTTCTTTCCGTGGTGGTCGCGCAGTCCTGTGGATTATTATCCGCATAGCGGGGATGTTGTCACACCGAACGGCTTAGCTGCCTATCAGGGCACTCTCTATGCGGACGGTCTGCAGAACGATACACCCGAACCAACGATGTACATCAGCCGCAGAAATGATATGACCTTTAACAGGCAGCCGGGCAGGGTATTCCATGCGATTTCCGGAGACCGCATGTTGATATTGGGCGGCGAGATCGTTCCAGAGTTGGATGCTGTGGTGATTCATCCGCGCACGGCGATTGGAATCAATAAAAATGGACGCTGGCTGTACCTGGTCGTGGTGGATGGTCGCCAGCCGTTTTACAGCAGCGGTGCAACCTTTTTGGAGCTGGCGGAATTGCTTAAGGATTTGGGCGCACACTTTGCCCTGGCTTTGGATGGCGGCGGTTCGTCCACGATGGTGATCGAGGGGGGGAACGGCGGTGCTGTAGTTCTGAATTCGCCGATTGACAGCTATATCCCCGGGCGGGAGCGACCGGTCGCGAATCATTTTGGAATTTTTGTAAAATAA
- a CDS encoding DUF1385 domain-containing protein → MDDRIITYGGQAVIEGVMMRGQKAFAVAMRAPDGNIVVHTEKLANLYRSGITKVPFLRGGILLWDALGLGMRALTLSANTQTGEDEKLEGPALYLTMGLSLAFSIALFFLLPAGIGGWVEHLLSQTTAALWAGNLLEGLLRLLLLIGYIWGIGFMPDVKRVFMYHGAEHKTINAYEAGAELTPETVAKYPIEHPRCGTAFLLTLVLLSILIFTALGPMPILWRFATRIFFIPILAGIAVEYIRWTANNLSNPIVQFLIKPNLALQHLTTRTPDLSMLEVAIESFQSMRKAEAETA, encoded by the coding sequence ATGGATGATCGAATAATAACTTATGGCGGGCAGGCCGTCATCGAAGGCGTCATGATGCGCGGCCAAAAAGCCTTTGCTGTTGCGATGCGTGCGCCGGATGGAAACATCGTTGTCCACACCGAAAAGCTGGCGAACCTCTATCGCTCGGGGATTACAAAAGTCCCTTTTTTGCGCGGCGGCATTTTGCTGTGGGATGCGCTTGGGTTGGGGATGCGGGCGCTCACGCTTTCAGCGAATACCCAAACCGGCGAGGACGAAAAACTGGAGGGCCCGGCTCTTTATCTGACCATGGGCCTGTCTCTCGCCTTCAGCATTGCGCTCTTCTTTTTGCTTCCGGCCGGGATCGGCGGCTGGGTGGAGCATTTGCTTTCCCAGACCACGGCTGCCTTGTGGGCGGGGAATTTGTTGGAAGGCCTGCTTCGTCTGCTGCTCCTGATCGGCTACATATGGGGGATCGGCTTCATGCCCGATGTCAAGCGCGTGTTCATGTATCACGGTGCGGAGCATAAGACCATTAATGCCTACGAGGCGGGCGCGGAATTGACCCCTGAAACCGTGGCGAAATACCCCATCGAACATCCGCGCTGTGGGACGGCTTTTCTGCTTACGCTGGTTTTATTGTCCATCCTGATCTTCACCGCCCTGGGTCCCATGCCGATTTTATGGCGCTTTGCCACCCGTATTTTTTTCATCCCCATCCTGGCTGGGATCGCCGTCGAATACATCCGCTGGACAGCCAACAACTTGAGTAATCCCATCGTCCAATTCTTGATCAAACCCAACCTGGCTTTACAGCACCTCACGACCCGCACGCCTGATTTATCCATGCTGGAGGTGGCGATTGAATCGTTTCAGTCCATGCGCAAGGCGGAAGCGGAAACCGCGTAA
- a CDS encoding dipeptidase, which translates to MSDAQQALNYVRGNSERYLSELKEFLVIPSISTLDENKGDVQRAAEWVAAQLRSINMDHVQTMPTGGHPVVYGEWLGAGKSAPTIMIYGHYDVQPVDPLELWTSDPFTAVVRGDYLFARGSSDMKGQVMASLKAVEAIVRTTGSPVNIKWLIEGEEEIGSEHLGEFIKKNKELLACDFCLNPDAGMMGPDKPTITTGLRGLAYFELRVHGPDKDLHSGLFGGTIHNPAQALIELVAGMHDKNGKVTLPGYYDKVRKLSKKEREDFKRLPVSNRELIAMTGVPALWGEPQFIPSERVGARPTLEVNGLLSGFTGQGSKTVLPAWAMAKISCRLVPDQTPEEVTKQMKAYLKKNAPQGPSNGN; encoded by the coding sequence ATGTCTGACGCGCAACAAGCATTGAATTACGTCCGCGGAAACAGCGAACGTTACTTAAGTGAGTTAAAGGAGTTCCTTGTCATCCCGTCCATTTCGACGCTCGATGAAAACAAGGGCGATGTCCAGCGTGCGGCGGAGTGGGTTGCCGCACAATTGCGTTCCATTAATATGGATCATGTGCAGACCATGCCAACCGGTGGACATCCCGTCGTTTATGGCGAGTGGTTGGGCGCGGGGAAATCCGCTCCGACGATCATGATCTATGGGCATTATGATGTCCAGCCAGTTGACCCGCTGGAGTTGTGGACATCGGATCCATTCACCGCAGTCGTGCGCGGTGATTATCTTTTTGCGCGCGGTTCCTCGGACATGAAGGGCCAGGTGATGGCATCTCTCAAAGCGGTCGAAGCAATCGTCCGCACGACAGGCTCGCCGGTCAACATCAAATGGCTGATCGAAGGGGAGGAGGAGATCGGTTCCGAGCATCTCGGCGAATTCATCAAAAAGAACAAGGAGCTGCTTGCCTGCGATTTTTGTTTGAACCCGGATGCAGGCATGATGGGACCGGACAAGCCGACCATCACCACGGGTTTGCGCGGCCTGGCCTATTTCGAATTGCGAGTGCATGGCCCCGATAAAGACCTGCACTCCGGTTTGTTTGGCGGGACGATACACAACCCTGCCCAGGCATTGATCGAGCTGGTTGCGGGCATGCACGACAAAAATGGAAAGGTCACCCTGCCCGGTTATTATGACAAGGTCCGCAAGTTGAGCAAGAAGGAGCGCGAAGACTTCAAGCGACTGCCGGTCAGTAACAGGGAATTGATCGCAATGACGGGTGTGCCTGCCTTGTGGGGCGAGCCGCAATTTATCCCATCCGAACGTGTGGGCGCGCGACCCACGTTGGAGGTAAACGGTTTGCTTTCGGGGTTTACGGGGCAGGGCTCCAAGACCGTCCTGCCCGCATGGGCGATGGCGAAAATATCCTGCCGTCTTGTGCCGGACCAGACTCCCGAGGAAGTCACCAAACAGATGAAGGCATATCTAAAGAAGAATGCGCCCCAGGGACCATCAAATGGGAATTGA
- a CDS encoding peptide ABC transporter substrate-binding protein — protein sequence MKKLRWQILVVSVTVVIVALLLLSQQPVSIPILPEAAAGGVYTEALVGSLGRLNPMLDWNNPADRDINRLLFSGLIKFDSHGLPQPDLVDSWAASADGMVYNFSLRPNAVWHDGEPVTSDDVIYTIELIKSSGSLFPQDIKDLWSQIDVRRLDDKTFQFKLPEPFAPFLDYATFGVLPKHLLESVPADQLSNAEFNLSPVGSGPYKFDRLLAGGGQITGVVLSANADYYLQPPFIEQVVFRFYPTSASALDAYEQGEVLGVSQLTNDVLQQALMEPNLSVYTSRLPQMGLVFLNNNDPAVPFLQSDKVRRALLLGLNRNVIVSHILNGQAILANGPILTGSWAYYEDIEKFEYDPEAAARLLKDEGYVIPAGGGDVRAKDGQFLTFTLLHPDDIIHTQIAQAIQSDWTLIGVRIDLQAVPYDSLLNDYLVPRNYQAALADLNTSRTPDPDPYLFWHQSEATGGQNYSQWDNRTASEFLESARTAADFAERARLYRNFQVIFTKDMPSLPLYYPVYSYGVDAQVQGVQVAPMYDVNDRLALITQWYLITRRTLEQTPEPTAAP from the coding sequence ATGAAAAAACTACGATGGCAGATCCTGGTTGTGTCGGTCACGGTTGTGATCGTTGCCCTGCTGCTGCTCAGCCAGCAGCCGGTGTCGATTCCCATATTGCCGGAAGCCGCGGCGGGCGGGGTGTACACGGAGGCGCTGGTCGGCTCGCTGGGGCGGCTCAACCCCATGCTGGATTGGAACAACCCGGCCGACCGCGACATCAACCGCCTTCTTTTCAGCGGTTTGATCAAATTTGATTCGCACGGTTTGCCGCAGCCCGACCTGGTCGATTCCTGGGCAGCTTCCGCCGACGGCATGGTCTATAACTTCTCGCTCAGACCCAATGCGGTCTGGCATGATGGGGAACCCGTGACAAGCGATGATGTGATCTACACCATCGAATTGATCAAGAGCAGCGGCTCGCTTTTCCCGCAGGATATCAAGGACCTGTGGTCCCAAATCGACGTCAGGCGCCTCGATGACAAGACCTTTCAATTCAAATTACCCGAACCCTTTGCCCCATTTTTGGATTACGCCACCTTTGGCGTTTTACCAAAACACCTGCTCGAAAGCGTGCCTGCCGACCAGCTTTCCAATGCAGAATTCAACCTGAGCCCCGTCGGCTCCGGTCCATATAAGTTTGACCGCCTGTTGGCCGGTGGCGGACAGATCACAGGCGTTGTGCTTTCTGCGAATGCGGACTATTACCTGCAGCCCCCGTTCATCGAGCAGGTTGTCTTTCGCTTTTATCCAACCTCCGCCTCTGCGCTCGACGCGTATGAGCAGGGCGAAGTGCTTGGCGTAAGCCAGTTGACGAACGATGTTCTTCAGCAGGCGCTTATGGAACCGAATCTATCCGTTTATACCAGCCGCCTGCCGCAGATGGGGCTGGTCTTCCTTAATAACAATGATCCTGCGGTTCCATTTCTGCAAAGCGACAAGGTCCGCCGCGCACTTCTGCTCGGCCTGAACCGCAATGTGATCGTCTCGCACATCTTGAACGGACAGGCCATCCTTGCGAATGGGCCCATCCTGACCGGCTCGTGGGCATATTATGAAGACATCGAAAAATTTGAGTATGACCCTGAAGCCGCCGCGAGGTTGCTCAAGGACGAGGGATATGTGATTCCCGCCGGCGGCGGGGATGTGCGTGCAAAGGACGGTCAATTTCTGACCTTTACCCTGCTTCATCCCGATGACATTATCCACACCCAGATTGCCCAGGCCATCCAATCGGACTGGACATTGATCGGTGTGCGCATTGACCTGCAGGCTGTGCCGTACGACTCGCTCCTGAACGATTATCTTGTCCCGCGCAATTACCAGGCCGCCCTGGCGGACTTGAACACCTCGCGCACCCCGGACCCGGACCCGTACCTGTTCTGGCATCAATCCGAAGCCACCGGCGGACAGAACTACTCCCAATGGGATAACCGCACGGCAAGCGAATTCCTTGAATCAGCACGCACCGCCGCAGATTTTGCCGAGCGCGCGCGCTTGTATCGCAATTTCCAGGTGATCTTCACCAAGGATATGCCCTCGCTGCCCTTGTATTATCCCGTCTATTCCTATGGTGTGGACGCACAGGTGCAGGGTGTGCAGGTTGCCCCGATGTATGATGTCAATGACCGCCTTGCGTTGATCACGCAGTGGTATCTCATAACCCGCCGCACGCTTGAGCAAACCCCCGAGCCGACGGCTGCGCCATAG
- the secG gene encoding preprotein translocase subunit SecG, translating to MVRFLDIALIITSLGLILSVILQSKGAGLGGLTGADTGGVFTARRGIERILFWVTIILCVIFFGLVITIIILGR from the coding sequence ATGGTTAGGTTTCTGGATATTGCGCTGATTATAACCTCGCTTGGTTTGATCCTCAGTGTCATCCTGCAAAGCAAGGGAGCGGGCCTGGGTGGTTTGACCGGCGCGGATACCGGCGGCGTTTTCACCGCCCGCCGCGGTATTGAACGCATCCTCTTCTGGGTGACGATTATTCTGTGTGTGATTTTTTTCGGCCTTGTGATCACCATTATCATCCTCGGACGCTAA
- a CDS encoding CehA/McbA family metallohydrolase, translating into MHEVVINLHMHTRYSDGSGLHRDVAAAAINAAVDVVIVTDHNVLVQGFEGYYKDKNKRILMLIGEEVHDQARDPQKNHLLVFGVNRELATFAENPQNLINQVRDAGGLCFLAHPHDPEAKAFHETDISWVDWSVQNYTGIELWNALSELKTVVPTKLHGAFYAFLPAFVARQPIPDTLARWDELLSQGRRVVAIGGSDAHALHMSMGPIHRVIFPYEFHFRTVNTHTLLSAPLSGEVNRDKALIYKALRGGHCFVGYDLPAPTRGFRFTAQGRDVSVSMGDEIPSKFGVTLQAKLPSQAEICLLKDGQVIQTWKNQLSCTHITTEPGVYRIEAYRRYLGRRRGWIYSNPIYVRE; encoded by the coding sequence ATGCACGAAGTCGTCATCAACCTGCACATGCACACAAGATACTCGGATGGAAGCGGACTCCACAGGGATGTTGCGGCCGCCGCGATCAACGCCGCTGTGGATGTGGTCATCGTCACCGACCATAACGTGCTGGTGCAGGGGTTCGAGGGGTATTACAAGGACAAGAACAAAAGGATCCTCATGCTGATCGGCGAGGAAGTGCATGACCAGGCGCGCGACCCGCAAAAGAATCACCTGCTTGTTTTCGGCGTGAACCGCGAACTGGCGACATTCGCGGAGAATCCCCAGAACCTGATCAACCAGGTGCGCGATGCGGGCGGGCTTTGCTTTCTTGCCCACCCGCACGACCCCGAGGCAAAAGCCTTCCATGAAACCGACATCTCCTGGGTGGATTGGTCTGTCCAAAATTATACGGGGATCGAATTATGGAATGCCCTCAGCGAGTTGAAGACCGTCGTCCCCACAAAATTGCACGGCGCCTTTTATGCCTTCCTGCCCGCCTTCGTCGCGCGCCAGCCCATTCCGGACACGCTGGCAAGATGGGATGAACTGCTTTCGCAAGGACGCCGTGTGGTCGCCATCGGAGGATCGGACGCGCATGCCCTGCACATGAGCATGGGACCCATCCATCGCGTGATCTTTCCCTATGAATTCCACTTTCGGACGGTGAACACACACACGCTTCTCTCCGCACCGTTGAGTGGCGAGGTGAACCGGGACAAAGCCCTCATCTACAAAGCCCTGCGCGGGGGACATTGCTTCGTCGGCTATGACCTGCCCGCCCCCACCCGCGGATTCCGCTTCACGGCCCAGGGACGGGATGTTTCGGTTTCGATGGGCGATGAGATCCCCTCAAAATTCGGCGTGACGTTACAGGCAAAACTACCCTCCCAGGCGGAAATCTGTTTGCTGAAAGATGGACAGGTCATCCAGACCTGGAAGAACCAACTCTCCTGCACGCATATCACCACCGAGCCGGGTGTGTACCGCATCGAAGCCTACCGGCGCTATTTGGGCAGGCGGCGCGGATGGATCTACAGCAACCCGATCTACGTCAGGGAGTAG
- the rpsF gene encoding 30S ribosomal protein S6 translates to MRKYELVCIIQPDLDETAFNGVLDKVKGWVSESGGSVDKAEVWGRRKLAYLINKQREGQYVLLNVTMAPTATSELERNLRYQEAIMRHMLSVVG, encoded by the coding sequence ATGCGAAAATATGAATTGGTTTGCATCATCCAACCCGACCTGGATGAGACCGCTTTTAACGGCGTGCTCGACAAGGTCAAGGGCTGGGTCAGCGAATCCGGCGGCAGTGTGGATAAGGCCGAGGTGTGGGGACGCCGCAAGCTGGCTTATCTCATCAACAAACAGCGCGAAGGTCAATATGTTCTTTTGAACGTGACCATGGCGCCCACTGCCACCTCTGAACTTGAACGCAACCTGCGCTATCAGGAAGCGATCATGCGTCATATGCTTTCCGTTGTCGGTTAA
- a CDS encoding single-stranded DNA-binding protein — MSRGLNKVQIIGHLGKDPEMRYTPSGKPVTTFSVAVSRSWNSADGERHSETEWFNVVAWGNLAEICKQYLVKGQQVYIEGRLQTRRWDDKEGVKHTSVEIVAGEMMMLGERREANNQSQEADNASSEPANGAADDEFPF, encoded by the coding sequence ATGAGCCGAGGCCTTAATAAAGTACAGATCATTGGGCATCTTGGGAAGGACCCCGAGATGCGTTACACCCCTTCGGGCAAACCGGTCACCACCTTTTCGGTGGCGGTCAGCCGTTCGTGGAACAGCGCGGACGGCGAGCGCCACAGTGAGACCGAGTGGTTCAACGTGGTTGCCTGGGGAAACCTGGCTGAAATCTGCAAGCAGTATCTCGTCAAGGGACAGCAGGTCTATATTGAAGGACGCCTGCAGACCCGCCGCTGGGACGACAAGGAAGGCGTAAAGCACACCAGCGTGGAGATCGTTGCGGGTGAGATGATGATGCTGGGCGAGCGGCGCGAGGCAAATAACCAATCCCAGGAAGCGGATAATGCATCCAGCGAGCCGGCCAACGGCGCGGCGGATGACGAATTCCCGTTCTAA
- a CDS encoding peptidylprolyl isomerase, protein MPNEQEKKAVAYKKHVARQQRERQQARLILYTFFGILAAVVLLLIYGLLDERYFKLQRPVAKVGETKILVRDFEPRVRLQRQQLLSQYSQYAQYAQVFGLDVEAQLQQIASNLDSPQLIGQTVLDQMVNEEVIRQEAAKLGITVSEAELDEALQSAFGFFPNGTPTPSATPTAVDMPEIPAEAFNVVTVTPVPSATPEMTSTPAAAEAETTPAEGETTPEAEVTAEPSLTPTATSEPSATPTEGPTSTPAPTATPYTFESFQQNYQEVNEDLAKLGFTHDVYRRLFEVQILERKLRDELALDVPRTSPQVWARHILVSDAATAQTVIERLQNGEDFAALALELSSDTGSAVNGGDLGWFGSGVMVPEFEAAAFALENSGDFTTEPVQSNFGFHIIQLIAKQDRPLSAEQYASERELAFAGWLADAKEAYGVETYDVWKQRVPSEPNFITQATEAAGAQLTAQAEVLEGLKATATP, encoded by the coding sequence ATGCCCAATGAGCAGGAGAAGAAGGCTGTTGCATACAAGAAACATGTTGCCCGCCAGCAGCGCGAACGACAACAGGCACGCCTGATCCTATACACGTTCTTCGGCATCCTTGCCGCGGTCGTGCTGCTGCTGATATACGGGCTGCTGGACGAAAGATATTTCAAACTCCAGCGCCCGGTGGCAAAGGTCGGAGAGACGAAGATCCTTGTGCGGGATTTTGAGCCGCGTGTGCGCCTGCAGCGCCAGCAGTTATTGTCCCAATACAGCCAGTACGCACAGTACGCGCAGGTTTTCGGCCTGGACGTGGAGGCGCAGCTGCAACAGATCGCCTCCAATTTAGACTCGCCCCAGCTCATCGGCCAGACCGTGCTCGACCAGATGGTCAATGAAGAGGTCATCCGCCAGGAGGCGGCCAAACTCGGCATTACCGTCAGTGAAGCCGAGTTGGATGAAGCGCTTCAGAGCGCCTTTGGTTTCTTCCCGAACGGCACGCCCACGCCGTCGGCAACCCCCACTGCGGTGGACATGCCCGAGATCCCGGCGGAAGCGTTCAACGTGGTGACGGTCACGCCCGTGCCGAGCGCCACGCCTGAAATGACCTCCACCCCCGCAGCCGCGGAGGCGGAGACCACACCTGCCGAGGGCGAAACAACCCCCGAGGCGGAAGTCACCGCGGAACCATCCCTCACGCCCACTGCAACCAGCGAGCCGAGCGCCACCCCGACGGAAGGACCGACCTCCACTCCGGCGCCGACCGCCACGCCCTATACCTTCGAAAGTTTCCAACAGAACTACCAGGAGGTGAATGAAGACCTCGCCAAACTGGGCTTCACCCATGACGTGTACCGCAGGCTGTTCGAAGTGCAGATCCTCGAACGAAAACTGAGGGACGAGCTCGCCCTCGACGTGCCGCGCACGAGTCCGCAGGTCTGGGCGCGCCACATCCTCGTCAGCGACGCGGCGACTGCGCAGACCGTGATCGAGCGTCTGCAGAACGGCGAGGATTTCGCCGCGCTCGCGCTGGAACTTTCCTCCGACACGGGTTCGGCTGTTAACGGCGGCGACCTCGGCTGGTTCGGAAGCGGTGTGATGGTGCCTGAGTTCGAAGCCGCCGCCTTCGCATTGGAAAATTCCGGTGACTTCACCACGGAACCCGTGCAAAGCAATTTCGGCTTTCACATCATCCAGTTGATCGCCAAACAGGACCGCCCGCTGAGCGCAGAGCAGTATGCCTCCGAAAGGGAGCTCGCCTTTGCCGGCTGGCTGGCGGATGCAAAGGAAGCCTACGGCGTGGAGACCTATGACGTGTGGAAACAGCGCGTGCCCAGCGAGCCGAACTTCATCACACAAGCCACCGAGGCGGCCGGCGCCCAGTTGACCGCCCAGGCGGAAGTGCTGGAAGGCCTGAAAGCCACGGCGACACCGTAA
- a CDS encoding protein kinase — translation MSELIGSNLGPYRILELIGRGGMAAIYKAHQPSTDRLVAVKVLLDHRAEDPQIVDRFEREARVITALEHTNIVPVYDFGREGGLLYLVMRYMRAGTVNDLLKRGPLTPRDAASILSDVAAALDYAHERGVIHRDVKPNNILVDAGGRANLTDFGLAKVLGESLDLTRSGATIGTPAYMAPEHATGGTVSPRTDVYSLGVMLYEMVTGVLPYVSDSPMAVVMMHLHEEMRPPRQVNPTLPPAVEAVIVRAMLKDPVGRFATAGEMARALAEVVDGMPHTAAPGEHVADRFEQVTLVPQGSTLHLIELAAKVAEAKSPDEITPEIRRALKRMQGASRRRRLLALAPWAVAGLLMVILAVTLPAVVRGSGDSRASAAGTATAVQALVMQFAEAQTAMAAGGPNAQATLAQLQTQIAVASFTAGPTLSPTPTPMQATSTSRPEATSAPPSATEQPKPTSVLPPVIRTRVPDRPTNLAPIPPSLLP, via the coding sequence ATGTCCGAGTTGATCGGTTCCAATCTTGGCCCGTATCGCATCCTCGAATTGATCGGCCGCGGGGGAATGGCGGCGATCTACAAGGCCCATCAGCCCTCCACTGACCGCCTAGTGGCGGTCAAGGTGCTGCTCGATCACCGCGCCGAAGACCCGCAGATCGTCGATCGCTTCGAGCGCGAAGCCCGGGTGATCACCGCCCTCGAACATACAAATATCGTGCCCGTGTACGATTTTGGCCGCGAGGGCGGGTTGCTGTATCTGGTCATGCGCTACATGCGTGCCGGCACGGTCAACGACCTGCTGAAGCGCGGACCGCTCACTCCACGCGACGCGGCCAGCATCCTGAGCGACGTGGCCGCCGCGCTGGACTACGCTCACGAGCGGGGCGTCATCCATCGGGACGTCAAACCGAATAACATCCTGGTGGACGCCGGAGGGCGCGCCAATCTCACCGATTTTGGCCTGGCCAAGGTGCTGGGCGAGAGCCTCGACCTCACCCGTTCCGGAGCGACAATAGGCACCCCGGCCTATATGGCCCCGGAACACGCAACCGGCGGGACAGTCTCGCCGCGCACCGACGTCTACTCCCTCGGCGTCATGCTGTACGAGATGGTCACCGGCGTGCTGCCCTACGTCTCCGATTCTCCCATGGCAGTGGTGATGATGCATTTGCATGAGGAAATGCGTCCGCCGCGGCAGGTCAACCCAACGCTCCCGCCCGCCGTCGAAGCGGTCATTGTGCGCGCCATGCTTAAGGATCCCGTCGGCCGGTTCGCGACAGCCGGCGAGATGGCCCGCGCGCTGGCCGAGGTTGTGGACGGGATGCCGCATACCGCGGCCCCTGGCGAACATGTCGCCGACCGATTTGAGCAGGTCACCCTCGTGCCGCAGGGTTCGACGCTGCATCTGATCGAACTCGCAGCCAAAGTGGCCGAGGCCAAGAGCCCGGACGAGATCACGCCTGAAATCCGCCGTGCATTGAAGCGCATGCAGGGGGCCAGCCGGCGTCGGCGCCTGCTGGCGCTCGCACCGTGGGCGGTGGCCGGGCTGCTGATGGTCATCCTGGCGGTTACGCTCCCGGCAGTCGTGCGCGGCTCGGGAGATTCGCGCGCCTCCGCTGCCGGCACGGCTACCGCCGTGCAGGCGCTGGTCATGCAGTTCGCGGAGGCGCAGACGGCCATGGCTGCCGGCGGCCCGAATGCGCAGGCCACACTGGCGCAATTGCAGACGCAGATCGCCGTGGCCTCCTTCACCGCCGGGCCTACGCTTAGCCCAACCCCTACCCCCATGCAGGCAACGTCCACCTCGCGACCTGAGGCAACCTCCGCTCCGCCTTCCGCCACCGAGCAACCCAAACCGACCTCGGTCCTTCCCCCGGTGATCAGAACGCGGGTCCCGGATCGGCCCACAAACCTTGCCCCCATCCCGCCCAGCCTCCTTCCATAG
- a CDS encoding transposase: protein MATTWARTGKRPVFRRVTKDRRALSTAVALTLTGKIYKKCFEGSIKSDNLIEALEHLRRQVPGKIILIWDRARIHLSKLTKAYLCQHPEIMIEELPAYAPQLNPEEYCHGNVKQHLRNARPTSKEEIRSMLDRGFARLRRRPDLLLGFFHAAGLSVRQLQLT from the coding sequence TTGGCTACGACGTGGGCTCGGACTGGCAAGAGACCCGTTTTTCGACGGGTAACCAAAGATCGTCGAGCGCTATCGACAGCCGTAGCGCTGACACTTACAGGCAAGATCTACAAGAAATGTTTTGAAGGTTCGATAAAAAGCGATAACTTGATTGAGGCACTTGAACACCTCCGTAGGCAGGTACCTGGAAAAATCATCTTGATCTGGGATCGAGCCCGTATTCATCTTAGCAAGCTCACCAAAGCTTATCTCTGCCAGCATCCTGAGATCATGATTGAAGAGTTACCTGCTTACGCTCCACAGCTCAATCCGGAAGAGTATTGTCACGGAAATGTTAAACAACATCTCAGAAATGCTCGTCCAACTTCTAAAGAGGAGATTCGCTCAATGCTTGATCGTGGTTTTGCTCGCTTGCGTCGTCGACCAGACTTACTTCTTGGCTTCTTTCATGCCGCCGGTCTTTCTGTTAGGCAACTTCAGTTAACCTGA
- a CDS encoding winged helix-turn-helix domain-containing protein → MEERRLEGGRLLKAGKMSKAEISRHLGVSRATVGQWARIIETKGMRGLQKRKAAGSEPKLSNPQKQSLKRKLERGALANGYPTDRWTLDRVQKLIKREFDVTYHPNYLNRLLRKLGFSPQKPMPQAIEQEKELVEAWLLGDWPRIKKVTSSQSKNRILG, encoded by the coding sequence ATGGAAGAAAGACGGCTTGAAGGTGGACGGCTGTTGAAAGCTGGAAAAATGTCAAAAGCCGAAATCTCAAGACACCTCGGAGTAAGCCGGGCCACGGTCGGCCAATGGGCCAGAATCATAGAAACAAAAGGTATGCGCGGACTCCAAAAAAGAAAAGCGGCTGGTAGCGAGCCGAAGTTGAGTAATCCACAAAAGCAAAGCTTAAAGAGGAAGCTGGAACGAGGGGCTTTGGCGAATGGATATCCAACTGATCGCTGGACATTGGACCGTGTCCAAAAATTGATCAAAAGAGAATTTGATGTCACTTATCATCCGAATTACCTCAATCGATTGTTGCGCAAACTAGGTTTCAGTCCACAAAAGCCAATGCCACAGGCTATTGAACAGGAAAAAGAGTTAGTGGAAGCTTGGTTGCTAGGAGATTGGCCAAGGATAAAAAAAGTCACATCGTCTCAAAGCAAAAATCGTATTTTGGGATGA